A single Schistocerca piceifrons isolate TAMUIC-IGC-003096 chromosome 6, iqSchPice1.1, whole genome shotgun sequence DNA region contains:
- the LOC124802829 gene encoding thymidine kinase, cytosolic-like isoform X2 yields MKGHIQVILGPMFSGKTTELMRRLKRYQIANYKCLVIKYKFDDRFGSEGIFTHDRQTCSAVAAVRLCEVDPCGYDIIGIDEGQFFPDIVRFSEDMANKGKIVIVAALDGTYQRLPFGEVLSLVPLAESVIKLTAVCMVCYGEASYTKRTSSDQKVEVIGGADKYMAVCRQCYFQTSLIKNEELNKKCSPMKALNYESITNRSSINCENVAKIWL; encoded by the exons GTGATACTTGGACCTATGTTTTCTGGGAAAACAACTGAACTGATGCGAAGACTTAAACGATATCAAATTGCAAATTACAAATGTCTTGTTATTAAGTACAAATTTGATGATCGTTTTGGCAGTGAAGGGATATTCACTCATGATCGTCAGACttgttctgctgttgctgctgtccgACTATGTGAAGTTGATCCATGTGGATATGATATCATTGGAATTGATGAAGGACAATTT TTCCCAGATATAGTGCGATTCAGTGAAGATATGGCCAATAAAGGGAAGATAGTGATTGTGGCTGCTCTTGACGGAACATACCAACGCCTTCCATTTGGTGAAGTACTCAGTCTAGTACCTCTGGCAGAAAGCGTCATCAAGCTAACAGCAGTTTGCATGGTGTGCTATGGGGAGGCTTCATATACCAAGAGGACTAGCAGTGACCAAAAG GTTGAAGTGATTGGAGGTGCAGACAAGTACATGGCCGTGTGTCGCCAGTGTTATTTCCAGACATCCTTAATAAAAAATGAAGAACTTAACAAAAAGTGTTCTCCAATGAAAGCTTTAAATTATGAAAGTATTACAAATCGTTCTTCAATAAATTGTGAAAATGTGGCCAAGATATGGTTGTGA
- the LOC124802829 gene encoding thymidine kinase, cytosolic-like isoform X3 — protein MFSGKTTELMRRLKRYQIANYKCLVIKYKFDDRFGSEGIFTHDRQTCSAVAAVRLCEVDPCGYDIIGIDEGQFFPDIVRFSEDMANKGKIVIVAALDGTYQRLPFGEVLSLVPLAESVIKLTAVCMVCYGEASYTKRTSSDQKVEVIGGADKYMAVCRQCYFQTSLIKNEELNKKCSPMKALNYESITNRSSINCENVAKIWL, from the exons ATGTTTTCTGGGAAAACAACTGAACTGATGCGAAGACTTAAACGATATCAAATTGCAAATTACAAATGTCTTGTTATTAAGTACAAATTTGATGATCGTTTTGGCAGTGAAGGGATATTCACTCATGATCGTCAGACttgttctgctgttgctgctgtccgACTATGTGAAGTTGATCCATGTGGATATGATATCATTGGAATTGATGAAGGACAATTT TTCCCAGATATAGTGCGATTCAGTGAAGATATGGCCAATAAAGGGAAGATAGTGATTGTGGCTGCTCTTGACGGAACATACCAACGCCTTCCATTTGGTGAAGTACTCAGTCTAGTACCTCTGGCAGAAAGCGTCATCAAGCTAACAGCAGTTTGCATGGTGTGCTATGGGGAGGCTTCATATACCAAGAGGACTAGCAGTGACCAAAAG GTTGAAGTGATTGGAGGTGCAGACAAGTACATGGCCGTGTGTCGCCAGTGTTATTTCCAGACATCCTTAATAAAAAATGAAGAACTTAACAAAAAGTGTTCTCCAATGAAAGCTTTAAATTATGAAAGTATTACAAATCGTTCTTCAATAAATTGTGAAAATGTGGCCAAGATATGGTTGTGA